One region of Bombus affinis isolate iyBomAffi1 chromosome 3, iyBomAffi1.2, whole genome shotgun sequence genomic DNA includes:
- the LOC126913976 gene encoding ankyrin repeat domain-containing protein 17 isoform X2, whose protein sequence is MSHWFPLVPQEDMTSTRDVECFAIDQVELDEGHHLESSKLLLTSEDPERSVDPETQARLESLLEVAGIGKLSSGDGKHLPDHEVLRRITSSVSCALDEAAAALTRMRSDNPRTQNEKRSLVEACTDGDVGTVRKLLTEGRSVHETTEEGESLLSLACSAGYYELAQVLLAMSANVEDRGIKGDCTPLMEAASAGHVDVVSLLIAHGADVNAQSTSGNTPLMYGCAGGHEEVVRVLLEAGANVEDHNENGHTPLMEAASAGHVPVAKILLEHGAGINTHSNEFKESALTLACYKGHLEMVRFLLEAGADQEHKTDEMHTALMEASMDGHVEVARLLLDSGAQVNMPTDSFESPLTLAACGGHVDLAMLLIERGANIEEVNDEGYTPLMEAAREGHEEMVALLLSQGANINAQTEETQETALTLACCGGFLEVADFLIKAGADIELGASTPLMEAAQEGHLELVRYLLESAADVHAQTQTGDTALTYACENGHTDVADLLLQFGADLEHESEGGRTPLMKACRAGHLCTVQFLITKRADVNRQTTNNDHTPLSLACAGGHLAVVELLLAQSANPFHKLKDNSTMLIEAAKGGHTSVVQLLLDYPHSIMMSTPHNATPTPMLLPQQQQQQQQQQQQQQQQQSHQQQQQHITHQQHVPHQQHASTQPQSHQQQQQHAADQPQSQNLQPKHNTQKSLLRKNRSVTMMPDTSLTSAEAQQVRSQPAGESIVTTKDDTNILDKGSGGFTNLSEPNISLSPAPAPTPGLNVTDSRKNTRQEQILHKQQIFEELQRVERELQIKGPGHWFCSAKNPVVTQQQQQQQEDSSDPDTLSSGLVCSTSGMSGNSLSHQGTSQAMSLYNAFLRGKRIAQEAQLSLAPTISETFPTTNAFPTSPPLSLATIPVTSSVPLATSNTSSTTTPSPPSISTPPTVMAVSQPITASSDVSQNTAISDRPKAKPVSKKEGKNIRKASSSVMAGKLQQQQQQQQANLMAGLQQQYQQKQRQHTYQVQQVHQLQQLNQQLQLQLDQVQVQQQQQPQQQAQQQQQQQQQHQQQQSQSQQQTGVVTANGNNILMPTQLMSHLHPTHTHHLHDQADPDLARLHRDGACPFVAAAQKAKALCTSESVIKLEDGTHIPLDDAFEIFRSISFDDTVDVATEDQEKLELKRLEVTNGKDSQQQQQQQQQQQQQQQQQHLQTSQIVQQTTSPYTSQEYFTNPVLPTLPSLQVTSAGVQIQADISAGLQLTGPQTLQSQAFKDGYLDGFRAHFQPQLLLQSSQITFPTQALPTVSEATGIIDSISHQTNGYAQSTTCSTNQVQVATQTQAPATTTAATIVASDKKQVYTAPTTGKGKKGRYPLLSQQPSCQQQQQQTANTQQQTPNFPSQNYQLDPTTVAGQYTTGVPTVGGYTTSQVPPASFSCMDVDSETDSNHDTALTLACAGGHEELVELLLSRGADIEHRDKKGFTPLILAATAGHQKVVEILLNHGADIEAQSERTKDTPLSLACSGGRYEVVELLLNRGANKEHRNVSDYTPLSLAASGGYVNIIKLLLSHGAEINSRTGSKLGISPLMLAAMNGHVAAVKLLLDMGSDINAQIETNRNTALTLACFQGRHEVVSLLLDRKANVEHRAKTGLTPLMEAASGGYVEVGRVLLTKGADVNATPVPSSRDTALTIAADKGHCRFVELLLSRGTQVEVKNKKGNSPLWLAANGGHLNVVDLLYHAGADIDSQDNRKVSCLMAAFRKGHIKVVKWMVNHVTQFPSDQEMTRYIATVSDKELLEKCQECVKVIRAAKETQAAKANKNATILLEELDMEKTREESKKAAAARRRERKKKKKLEKKEEKRKLHEEYKKNETNYEDKEENGKKSGDEECDRADDSEHETGDSCERMDSMPSPVNRSPEDPYREEGDSGIDANSQGSCSSNDVKAREKKKEKKKKKANSPNNNEKDTSPQRSPKSVVTQGTTLSQNSITPTKSQNNTTEKRIMTNVSNTVSVSATSATMSSRSSTVNCGERKLKGQLVFESSRHPADREDFEATGNETYMPGKGKKTYNNQYDSDSLNTSTKSNNTTSPKQAGKREEGWKEVVRKGQSDDSGRFMNSPFRSKKVSVPPNAISRVIGRGGSNINAIRGATGAHIEVEKQSKCQGERIITIKGSSDATKQAHTLIAALIKDPDVDILQMLPKSKLTVVTTSSWDKTVSTVASSKAKLGPVNKPPSLTSSSSSTQINKSSYTSGVSTVNQLIPLRSSSTIKLAGPFPTPLPRATAPRLVAAAEKRAQAVAAQMASSSNTKTTMSYTSAIMTAGRATKIVTTSTTQTFAAKLSEITASTHTSTTVMQSTHTTVNKQKSLQANSVTVVSATAAAMAQSSSQQSAVNTSPKHCRPLPTLSAPPTMVSHYSGKSTYSPGSNVAVSPATSTVVAYCSESTVTSTCSNSSMRVSPSPPISSQCQQQLQQQQQQARSPPPIASTIQEQQQQQQQQQQQTNNTPLEYSLFNDTFTKVTQQSMWGSRENESQKGMNFATVAGGGGVSVNISGSSSSKFIDSIPPQVDASKAPGYRGTAMCSPVSSKSNNTTNTNATSIGSGGVSSNTGHNPIQPPQFQSSGNYNEHPLSSKPPGSLAVARPVIPQQNIEMGAAMGAQFSRPVFQGELTGTRNATTHQPHVIASTSQPTLDVGLFKGNNIGYEHPNVNSSLLKMVPNEGQGHPLLPFHPHMQNFAQTIAPSASVNTTVSMSRLNPRAPDFSSSLHLNSKPQVTMFNAGSAAAGMHPNMFATVPPPPPSAIQSNNLAMLGNFPLGKYQAPSRATPGNTGISTNGQTRWPFAPPHNNYPPHQDPMIGQIGFSNHLANLTAQPGSIDLITSLENGGSPAISPSSPAQVAQEMNQLKIEDRKVPRPIGTERAWKNYATAGMGPGGDADSINWMLNNEKLVGSWASLAPGIDRHQMFRSNATYNRISNVDAELHHMMESSFQGHVDTQQQPFPNGSATTLSLMPGLTLLPGQFGTPTLTEIPPNEANKMDPPAWGIPDTVQDKQHPAWNKWTH, encoded by the exons CTCCGTCGCATAACATCTAGTGTTTCTTGTGCATTAGATGAAGCAGCAGCTGCATTGACTCGTATGCGCAGCGATAATCCACGCACACAAAACGAAAAGCGCTCTCTTGTAGAGGCTTGTACTGACGGAGACGTAGGTACTGTTAGAAAATTATTAACAGAAGGACGCAGTGTTCACGAGACTACAGAGGAGGGAGAGAGTTTGCTCTCTCTCGCCTGTTCAGCTGGATATTACGAACTTGCTCAG GTACTTTTGGCAATGAGTGCAAACGTGGAGGATCGTGGCATAAAGGGGGATTGTACCCCTTTAATGGAAGCTGCCAGTGCAGGgcatgtagatgttgtaagctTGCTTATTGCGCATGGAGCTGATGTTAATGCTCAATCTACTTCAG GTAATACACCTCTTATGTATGGCTGTGCGGGTGGTCACGAAGAGGTAGTGCGAGTATTATTAGAAGCAGGTGCCAATGTTGAAGATCATAATGAAAACGGTCATACACCTTTAATGGAAGCAGCTAGTGCTGGACATGTTCCAGTAGCTAAGATCTTGCTAGAACATGGCGCTGGAATTAATACTCATTCCAATGAATTTAAAGAATCCGCGCTAACACTAGCCTGTTACAAAGGTCATTTGGAAATGGTTCGCTTCTTATTAGAAGCTGGCGCAGATCAG GAGCACAAAACTGATGAAATGCACACTGCCCTTATGGAAGCATCGATGGATGGTCATGTAGAAGTAGCTCGTTTACTTTTAGATTCGGGTGCCCAGGTGAATATGCCAACAGACAGTTTTGAATCTCCATTAACTTTGGCTGCTTGTGGAGGTCACGTTGATCTGGCTATGCTCCTGATTGAACGAGGAGCTAATATCGAAGAAGTAAATGATGAAGGTTACACCCCATTAATGGAAGCAGCACGTGAAGGTCACGAAGAAATGGTTGCTTTACTTTTGAGTCAAG GGGCGAACATCAATGCTCAAACCGAAGAAACACAAGAAACAGCACTTACTTTAGCCTGTTGCGGTGGCTTTCTAGAAGTTGCTGATTTTCTAATTAAAGCAGGAGCTGATATTGAATTAGGTGCCTCTACTCCTCTAATGGAAGCTGCACAGGAAGGTCATTTAGAACTCGTTCGTTACTTACTTGAATCTGCGGCAGATGTCCACGCTCAAACTCAAACAGGAGATACTGCATTAACGTATGCTTGTGAAAATGGTCATACCGATGTTGCGGATCTCTTACTTCAGTTTGGTGCTGATctg GAGCATGAATCAGAGGGAGGAAGAACACCGTTGATGAAGGCGTGTAGAGCCGGCCATCTCTGTACAGTTCAGTTTCTTATAACGAAACGTGCAGACGTTAATAGGCAAACAACGAATAACGATCATACTCCCCTCTCACTAGCTTGCGCTGGTGGACATCTTGCAGTTGTAGAACTTTTACTTGCTCAGTCTGCTAATCCGTTTCATAAACTGAAG GATAATTCTACGATGTTGATAGAAGCTGCAAAGGGTGGGCATACTAGCGTAGTTCAACTTTTATTGGATTACCCTCACAGTATTATGATGAGTACACCGCATAATGCAACACCTACACCTATGTTGCTCccacaacaacaacagcagcagcaacagcagcagcagcagcaacagcaacaacaatcacatcaacaacaacagcaacataTTACACATCAGCAGCATGTGCCCCATCAACAACATGCATCTACGCAGCCACAGTCACaccaacaacagcagcaacatgCTGCGGATCAACCACAATCCCAAAATCTTCAACCTAAACACAATACACAAAAATCGTTACTAAGAAAAAACCGATCCGTAACGATGATGCCAGACACAAGTCTTACTTCCGCTGAGGCGCAACAAGTTCGTTCTCAGCCCGCAGGAGAATCAATTGTAACCACTAAAGATGATACCAATATTCTGGATAAAGGTAGTGGAGGATTTACCAATCTTTCAGAACCTAACATCAGCCTCAGCCCTGCTCCAGCGCCAACACCAGGGTTAAACGTTACGGATAGCCGAAAGAATACTCGACAAGAGCAGATCCTACATAAGCAACAAATTTTTGAAGAATTACAA AGGGTAGAGAGAGAACTTCAAATTAAAGGTCCAGGACATTGGTTCTGTAGTGCAAAGAATCCTGTTGTAactcaacaacagcaacagcagcaagaAGATTCTAGTGATCCAGATACATTATCATCAG GTTTAGTTTGCAGTACAAGTGGCATGTCCGGAAATTCATTAAGTCATCAAGGCACCAGCCAAGCAATGTCATTGTATAATGCATTTCTTAGAGGAAAACGAATTGCACAAGAAGCTCAGTTATCCTTAGCTCCAACCATATCGGAAACTTTTCCCACTACAAACGCTTTCCCTACATCTCCTCCTCTTTCTCTAGCGACGATACCTGTTACATCGTCCGTTCCATTGGCTACTTCAAATACATCTTCAACAACTACGCCAAGTCCTCCAAGTATATCCACTCCTCCCACCGTTATGGCAGTTTCCCAACCCATTACCGCGAGTAGTGATGTTAGCCAGAATACTGCTATAAGCGATCGCCCAAAAGCGAAACCTGTCTCTAAAAAAGAAGGTAAAAATATTCGGAAAGCTTCGTCCAGTGTAATGGCCGGAAAGttgcagcaacagcaacaacaacaacaagctAACTTGATGGCTGGTCTTCAACAGCAATACCAGCAAAAACAACGACAACATACTTATCAAGTCCAACAGGTACACCAGCTGCAACAACTGAACCAACAATTGCAGTTACAATTGGATCAAGTGCAG gtacagcaacaacaacaaccacAACAACAAgctcagcagcagcagcagcagcaacaacaacatcAACAACAGCAATCACAATCACAGCAACAAACTGGAGTAGTAACTGCTAATGGAAATAACATACTTATGCCCACTCAATTAATGTCACATCTTCATCCAACGCACACCCATCATCTTCATGATCAG GCAGATCCTGACTTAGCAAGATTACATCGAGATGGAGCTTGTCCCTTTGTTGCTGCGGCTCAAAAAGCAAAGGCTCTTTGTACAAGTGAAAGTGTTATAAAATTAGAAGATGGAACTCATATTCCTTTGGATGATGCTTTTGAAATTTTTCGATCTATTAGTTTTGACGATACTGTTGAtg TAGCAACGGAAGATCAAGAAAAACTTGAATTGAAAAGATTAGAAGTGACAAATGGTAAGGATTctcaacagcaacaacaacaacagcagcaacaacagcagcagcagcagcagcaacattTGCAAACCTCGCAAATAGTTCAACAAACAACCAGTCCTTATACTTCTCAAGAGTATTTTACTAATCCTGTGTTACCAACTTTACCTTCGCTTCAAGTAACTAGTGCTGGTGTTCAAATACAAGCTGATATATCAGCAGGTTTGCAGTTAACTGGTCCACAAACCCTACAGAGTCAAGCATTTAAAGACGGATATTTGGATGGTTTTCGAGCCCATTTTCAGCCACAATTGTTACTGCAATCGTCCCAGATAA CATTTCCAACACAAGCTTTGCCAACTGTAAGCGAAGCAACAGGAATAATAGATAGTATATCCCATCAAACAAATGGTTATGCTCAATCAACAACCTGTAGTACTAATCAGGTTCAAGTGGCTACTCAGACCCAAGCGCCAGCAACAACAACTGCTGCAACCATTGTTGCTTCAGATAAAAAACAAGTTTACACAGCTCCAACAACCGGTAAAGGAAAAAAGGGACGATATCCACTTTTGTCACAACAACCATCAtgtcaacaacaacaacaacaaactGCCAATACCCAACAGCAAACTCCTAATTTTCCCAGTCAGAATTATCAATTGGACCCAACAACAG TTGCTGGTCAGTACACAACAGGTGTTCCAACAGTTGGTGGTTATACTACTAGTCAAGTACCACCTGCATCATTTTCTTGTATGGACGTGGATTCCGAAACTGACAGTAATCATGATACAGCTTTGACATTGGCATGTGCTGGTGGTCATGAAGAACTCGTTGAACTTTTGTTAAGTCGCGGTGCAGACATAG AACATAGAGATAAAAAGGGATTTACTCCACTTATATTGGCAGCAACAGCAGGTCATCAAAAAGTGGTAGAAATTCTTTTGAATCATGGAGCTGATATAGAAGCTCAATCTGAGCGCACCAAGGATACACCTTTGTCTCTTGCCTGCAGCGGTGGTAGATACGAAGTGGTAGAGCTTCTCCTTAATCGGGGTGCTAATAAGGAACACCGTAATGTTTCTGATTACACACCTTTGAGCCTTGCAGCATCTGGTGGATACGTTAATATAATAAAGCTTCTTCTTAGTCATGGTGCTGAAATTAATTCCCGGACTGGGTCAAAATTAGGTATTTCTCCACTCATGCTTGCAGCCATGAATGGTCATGTTG CTGCGGTCAAGCTATTATTAGACATGGGCAGTGATATAAATGCTCAAATAGAGACTAATCGTAATACGGCTCTAACGTTGGCGTGTTTTCAAGGAAGACACGAGGTCGTTAGTCTTCTTCTCGATCGAAAAGCTAACGTAGAACATCGAGCTAAG ACCGGCTTAACACCTTTAATGGAAGCGGCTAGTGGAGGATATGTAGAAGTTGGACGTGTTTTACTTACTAAGGGAGCAGATGTTAATGCTACTCCCGTTCCATCATCTCGTGACACTGCCCTCACCATCGCTGCTGACAAAGGACACTGCCGTTTTGTAGAATTATTATTGTCAag AGGAACGCAAGTAGAGGTGAAGAACAAAAAAGGAAATAGTCCATTATGGTTAGCGGCAAATGGAGGGCATTTGAATGTTGTTGATTTATTATATCATGCTGGAGCAGATATTGATTCGCAAGACAATCGAAAG GTTTCTTGTTTGATGGCCGCTTTTCGTAAAGGGCATATTAAAGTTGTTAAGTGGATGGTAAATCATGTTACTCAATTTCCAAGTGACCAAGAAATGACGAGGTATATAGCTACTGTCAGTGACAAGGAACTCTTAGAAAAATGTCAGGAATGTGTGAAAGTTATACGTGCGGCAAAGGAAACTCAAGCAGCAAAAGCAAATAAAAATGCAACGATATTATTGGAAGAACTTGATATGGAAAAGACAAGGGAAGAGTCGAAAAAAGCTGCGGCTGCTCGCAGGagagaacgaaagaaaaagaagaaacttgagaaaaaagaggagaaacgaaagttacatgaagaatataagaaaaatgaaacaaattatGAAGATAAAGAGGAAAATGGGAAGAAATCTGGAGACGAGGAATGCGATAGAGCGGATGATAGTGAACACGAAACTGGAGACAGTTGTGAAAGAATGGACAGTATGCCATCACCGGTTAACAGGAGTCCGGAAGATCCTTACAGAGAGGAAGGCGATAGCGGAATCGATGCGAATAGTCAAGGCAGCTGTAGTAGTAATGACGTCAAAGctagagagaaaaagaaggagaaaaagaaaaagaaagctaATAGTCCAAACAACAATGAAAAAGACACGTCTCCCCAAAGATCTCCAAAGTCTGTTGTCACACAAGGCACTACTTTGTCACAAAATTCTATTACACCGACAAAATCTCAAAATAATACGACCGAAAA GAGAATTATGACCAATGTTTCTAATACAGTATCCGTATCCGCAACGTCTGCCACAATGAGTTCTAGATCTTCGACTGTGAATTGTGGTGAACGTAAATTGAAAGGTCAACTGGTATTTGAATCGTCGAGGCATCCTGCTGATAGAGAAGACTTTGAAGCAACTGGCAATGAAACATACATGCCTGGTAAAGGCAAGAAAACTTACAATAATCAGTATGATAGCGACTCATTGAATACTTCTACGAAGTCAAACAACACAACCAGTCCTAAGCAAGCAGGCAAACGCGAAGAAGGCTGGAAAGAAGTTGTACGAAA GGGACAGTCGGATGATTCTGGGAGATTTATGAATTCACCATTCCGTTCAAAGAAAGTATCTGTTCCACCAAATGCTATTAGTCGAGTTATCGGAAGAGGCGGAAGTAATATAAATGCTATTAGAGGTGCAACAGGAGCGCATATTGAAGTTGAAAAACAAAGCAAATGCCAGGGCGAACGAATTATTACTATTAA AGGATCGTCTGATGCGACAAAACAGGCTCATACATTAATAGCTGCTCTCATTAAAGATCCAGATGTTGATATATTGCAAATGCTTCCAAAATCGAAACTCACAGTTGTTACTACTTCCTCTTGGGATAAAACCGTATCTACTGTAGCT TCGAGCAAAGCAAAGTTGGGTCCTGTAAATAAACCTCCAAGTCTAACGTCTAGTTCCAGTAGTACGCAAATTAATAAATCTAGTTACACATCCGGAGTTTCTACCGTTAATCAGTTAATTCCACTTAGATCGTCGTCAACCATTAAACTCGCTGGACCATTTCCAACGCCTTTACCACGCGCAACAGCACCCAGACTTGTGGCTGCGG CTGAAAAACGAGCTCAAGCTGTGGCAGCCCAGATGGCTTCATCATCAAACACAAAGACAACAATGTCATATACGAGTGCAATTATGACTGCTGGACGAGCAACAAAAATTGTAACGACAAGTACCACTCAAACGTTTGCAGCGAAGTTATCCGAAATCACTGCCTCAACGCATACATCTACTACCGTCATGCAGTCTACTCATACTACGGTAAACAAGCAAAAATCGTTGCAAGCAAATTCGGTGACTGTTGTATCAGCTACAGCTGCGGCAATGGCTCAGAGTTCGTCTCAACAGTCTGCAGTCAATACATCGCCAAAACACTGCCGACCACTgcctactttgtctgctccaccAACTATGGTTTCCCATTATTCCGGAAAGTCTACTTACTCTCCCGGCTCGAACGTGGCAGTATCACCGGCAACAAGCACTGTGGTTGCATACTGCTCGGAAAGTACCGTCACTTCGACTTGTTCGAACTCCTCGATGCGAGTTAGTCCGTCACCCCCGATATCATCGCAATGTCAACAACAgttgcaacagcagcaacagcaagcACGTAGTCCACCACCTATTGCATCGACAATTCAagagcagcagcaacaacagcagcaacaacaacagcagacGAATAATACACCTCTCGAATATTCCCTATTCAATGACACTTTTACGAAAGTTACACAACAATCCATGTGGGGTAGTCGAGAAAATGAATCTCAGAAGGGTATGAATTTCGCGACTGTAGCTGGTGGTGGTGGAGTGTCCGTTAACATTTCGGGTTCATCCTCGTCTAAATTCATCGACAGCATACCCCCTCAG GTGGATGCTTCAAAAGCTCCTGGATATCGAGGGACAGCTATGTGCTCCCCTGTTTCAAGTAAATCAAATAATACAACTAATACGAACGCGACTAGCATAGGAAGCGGAGGCGTATCATCAAATACTGGTCATAATCCTATTCAACCACCGCAATTTCAGTCGTCTGGAAATTATAATGAACATCCTCTTTCAAGTAAACCACCAGGTAGTTTGGCTGTAGCACGGCCGGTAATTCCTCAGCAAAATATAGAAATGGGAGCAGCTATGGGAGCTCAGTTTAGTAGACCAGTGTTTCAAGGGGAATTGACAGGTACTCGCAATGCGACAACCCATCAGCCACACGTGATTGCCTCTACATCACAACCGACGTTGGACGTTGGTTTGTTTAAAGGAAATAACATTGGCTATGAGCATCCAAACGTTAATTCAAGTTTATTAAAGATGGTACCAAATGAAGGGCAAGGTCATCCGCTTTTACCTTTCCACCCGCATATGCAGAATTTCGCGCAAACAATAGCGCCATCTGCTTCGGTGAACACTACAGTCAGTATGTCCAGATTAAACCCCAGAGCACCTGACTTTTCTAGCTCGTTACATTTGAATAGCAAGCCTCAAGTGACAATGTTTAACGCGGGTTCGGCGGCGGCGGGAATGCATCCAAACATGTTCGCCACTGTACCGCCGCCTCCTCCGTCCGCGATCCAGTCTAATAACCTGGCAATGCTTGGAAATTTTCCTTTAGGAAAATATCAGGCACCATCTCGAGCCACTCCCGGCAATACCGGAATCTCGACTAACGGGCAAACTCGTTGGCCGTTTGCTCCACCGCACAATAATTACCCGCCCCATCAAGATCCAATGATAGGCCAAATTGGTTTCTCCAATCATTTGGCAAATTTAACCGCACAACCTGGAAGCATTGATTTGATTACAAGCCTTGAGAATGGCGGTTCACCGGCTATATCACCTTCTTCGCCGGCACAGGTAGCTCAGGAAATGAATCAGCTTAAGATTGAGGATCGTAAAGTACCACGACCCATCGGTACGGAAAGAGCTTGGAAAAATTATGCAACGGCAGGAATGGGACCCGGTGGTGATGCTGATTCCATTAATTGGATGTTGAACAATGAAAAGCTTGTCGGATCTTGGGCGAGTTTGGCTCCGGGCATAGACAGACACCAAATGTTCCGATCTAACGCTACTTACAATCGTATATCTAACGTTGATGCCGAACTTCATCACATGATGGAATCTTCGTTTCAG GGTCACGTTGATACTCAGCAGCAGCCATTTCCCAATGGAAGCGCGACCACTCTATCTCTAATGCCAGGATTAACCTTATTGCCGGGACAGTTTGGTACGCCTACATTGACAGAAATTCCTCCGAATGAAGCAAACAAAATGGATCCACCAGCATGGGGAATACCAGATACTGTACAAGACAAGCAACATCCG GCATGGAATAAATGGActcattaa